In Macadamia integrifolia cultivar HAES 741 chromosome 1, SCU_Mint_v3, whole genome shotgun sequence, a single window of DNA contains:
- the LOC122078207 gene encoding pentatricopeptide repeat-containing protein At3g62890-like codes for MACLSPSILSLPPPQRLEDPNSSQKPIEEWLFCSLKSPKTLPQLKTLHAHIYKTGLTGNDLVSGQLLLCCSLSNSIHYARQIFDAIPRPKPFFYNAMIKGYSETGAHHEALRLYSIMRARSVPCDSFTFPVVLRSASSLARIDVGEELHGLITKTAFDSRVIVRTALIDMYCACGLSDCGRLVFDRTSDRDVICWNTMIAGYVKCGEFSRAKQLFDGMPEKNISSWNTLIDMYCKCGDIDTAHRLFDEMPGRDLISWNSILSGYSKVGQCEAARRLFDEMPQRNVVSWNVVITCYVHNRLFTEALELFRMMQLSDIKPNEVTVVAVLPACAHLGALDNGQWIHAYICRLQIKMDIYVNTALIDMYGKCGGLEDAQRVFDEANKKDTFLCSTMIEVMAMHGKAEEAFRVFTYMTSTGIKPSDVTFVGLLKACSHAGLVDFGRKYFEMMTAEFGLTPKMEHFGCMVDLLGRAGFLEEAHELVKSMPMEPHPVVWATLLSSCRIHGKVKLAEQVALRLIELVPQSGETYVLLSNIYSQAGRWNEAANLRKMMKEKGVIKKPGCSSIEVNNDVYEFFAGDRDHPHCKEIYEMLEQMASRLNTEGYVPQTSSALHDVNLDEKEQALLYHSEKLAVAFGLLSTQHRTPIRIVKNLRVCDDCHLFMKVVSKYYKRTIIARDCNRFHHFSDGSCSCSDFW; via the coding sequence ATGGCTTGCTTGTCTCCTTCCATCTTATCTCTTCCACCACCCCAGAGATTGGAGGATCCAAACTCGTCCCAAAAACCCATAGAAGAATGGCTCTTCTGTTCTCTCaaatctcccaaaaccctaccCCAACTCAAAACCCTTCATGCCCACATCTACAAGACCGGCCTCACCGGCAATGATCTTGTCTCGGGGCAGCTCCTCTTATGCTGCTCCCTCTCCAATTCCATCCATTACGCTCGTCAAATCTTTGATGCGATCCCTCGACCCAAGCCCTTCTTCTACAATGCCATGATCAAAGGATACTCCGAAACAGGAGCCCATCACGAAGCTCTCCGCCTCTATTCCATAATGCGGGCTCGTTCTGTTCCTTGTGATTCTTTCACGTTTCCTGTTGTTCTGAGGTCAGCTTCTAGCTTAGCCAGGATCGATGTCGGGGAAGAGTTACACGGGCTAATCACCAAAACGGCTTTTGATTCAAGGGTTATTGTGCGGACCGCACTTATCGACATGTACTGTGCTTGTGGTCTCTCCGATTGTGGGCGCCTGGTTTTTGATAGAACGAGTGACAGAGATGTGATCTGTTGGAACACCATGATTGCTGGCTATGTCAAATGCGGTGAGTTTAGTAGGGCCAAGCAGCTTTTTGATGGGATGCCCGAAAAGAACATCTCGTCCTGGAACACTCTGATCGATATGTATTGCAAGTGCGGGGACATAGACACCGCACACCGcttgtttgatgaaatgccggGGAGAGACCTTATCTCGTGGAACTCCATACTCTCGGGCTATTCCAAAGTTGGGCAGTGTGAGGCCGCGAGGAGACTCTTTGATGAGATGCCACAGAGAAATGTTGTGTCATGGAATGTGGTAATAACTTGTTATGTGCATAACCGACTATTCACAGAGGCACTGGAGTTGTTCAGAATGATGCAACTCTCGGATATCAAGCCCAATGAGGTAACAGTAGTGGCAGTGCTTCCAGCATGTGCTCATCTTGGGGCCTTGGATAATGGGCAGTGGATTCATGCTTATATTTGTAGGCTTCAAATCAAGATGGATATTTATGTCAATACAGCGCTGATAGATATGTATGGCAAATGTGGAGGATTGGAGGATGCGCAGCGAGTTTTTGATGAAGCCAACAAGAAGGATACCTTCTTGTGCAGCACGATGATTGAGGTAATGGCAATGCACGGGAAGGCAGAGGAGGCATTTAGAGTTTTCACTTACATGACAAGCACAGGGATCAAACCCAGTGATGTCACATTTGTTGGGTTATTGAAGGCTTGTAGCCATGCGGGTTTGGTAGATTTTGGAAGGAAATACTTTGAAATGATGACTGCAGAATTTGGGTTGACGCCAAAAATGGAACATTTCGGGTGTATGGTTGATCTTCTCGGTCGTGCAGGGTTCTTGGAAGAGGCTCATGAACTTGTGAAGAGCATGCCAATGGAGCCCCATCCGGTAGTGTGGGCGACATTGCTTAGCTCTTGCAGGATTCATGGCAAAGTCAAGCTAGCTGAACAAGTAGCACTTCGTCTTATAGAATTGGTGCCTCAAAGTGGTGAGACCTATGTGCTATTGTCAAACATATACTCTCAGGCTGGAAGATGGAATGAAGCAGCAAACCTGaggaagatgatgaaggaaaagggGGTGATTAAGAAGCCTGGATGCAGTTCAATTGAGGTGAACAATGATGTCTATGAATTCTTTGCTGGAGACCGAGATCATCCTCATTGCAAAGAGATATATGAGATGCTGGAGCAGATGGCTTCAAGATTGAATACTGAAGGATATGTACCACAAACCTCTTCTGCTTTGCATGATGTCAACTTAGATGAGAAGGAACAAGCACTTCTATACCATAGCGAGAAGTTGGCTGTTGCTTTTGGGCTCCTTAGTACGCAACACAGAACTCCAATTCGGATTGTTAAGAATCTCCGTGTCTGCGATGATTGCCATCTTTTCATGAAGGTGGTCTCTAAGTATTATAAAAGGACTATAATTGCAAGAGATTGCAACCGTTTCCACCATTTCAGTGATGGTTCTTGCTCTTGTTCTGATTTTTGGTAA
- the LOC122078222 gene encoding 4-sulfomuconolactone hydrolase — MAVSLKPLLSVSTSHFPFFSSLLPKPSSAKLRFRSSATKMAMVGSEKVFHPKIIDSHLHVWASPEEAADKFPYFPGQEPSLPGSVDLLLKCMGEAGVDGALIVQPINHKFDHSLVTSVLKTYPSKFVGCCLANPAEDGNGINQLEHLILKDGYRAVRFNPYLWPSGQRMTNEIGRAMFSKAGELGVPVGFMCMKGLNLHTAEIEELCSAFPSTVVLLDHLAFCKPPINGEEEKAFSALLKLSRFPQVYVKFSALFRVSRKPFPYEDTCQLLSQIVSSYGANRVMWGSDFPFVVPECGYKEAKEAVSLIASQVPLPTSDLEWIMGRTAMLLFQDSWIDS; from the exons ATGGCGGTAAGCCTGAAACCTCTGCTCTCAGTTTCGACCTcccatttcccttttttttcttcgcTACTTCCGAAACCTTCCTCGGCCAAACTCAGATTTCGAAGCTCTGCTACGAAGATGGCGATGGTTGGGTCTGAGAAGGTTTTCCATCCCAAAATCATCGATTCTCACTTGCATGTCTGGGCATCTCCTGAAGAG GCTGCCGACAAATTCCCTTATTTCCCTGGCCAAGAACCGTCATTACCTGGAAGCGTTGATCTATTGCTCAAG TGCATGGGAGAAGCAGGAGTGGATGGTGCTCTAATTGTCCAGCCTATCAATCATAAATTCGATCATTCTCTAGTAACAAG TGTCCTAAAGACATACCCATCCAAATTTGTTGGTTGTTGCCTTGCGAACCCTGCAGAAGATGGAAATGGGATTAACCAGCTAGAGCATCTCATTTTGAAG GATGGGTATCGTGCTGTTCGCTTCAATCCATATCTTTGGCCTTCTGGTCAGCGG ATGACAAATGAAATTGGCAGAGCAATGTTCTCTAAGGCTGGAGAACTTGGAGTACCCGTGGGTTTCATGTGTATGAAG GGTCTCAATCTTCATACTGCAGAAATTGAGGAGCTTTGCTCAGCTTTCCCTTCAACAGTTGTGTTACTTGATCATTTGGCTTTCTGCAAACCACCCAT AAATGGTGAGGAAGAGAAGGCCTTTTCTGCTCTTCTAAAGCTGTCTCGATTCCCACAG GTCTATGTGAAGTTCAGTGCTTTGTTCCGGGTGTCGCGGAAGCCATTTCCATATGAAGATACATGCCAACTACTTTCCCAAATTGTGTCAAGCTATGGTGCAAACCGTGTAATGTGGGGCAG TGATTTCCCATTCGTTGTGCCAGAATGTGGTtataaagaagcaaaagaagctGTGTCACTTATTGCCAGTCAAGTACCATTACCGACTTCTGATTTGGAGTGGATAATGGGGAGAACGGCGATGCTACTTTTCCAAGATTCATGGATTGATTCATAG
- the LOC122078216 gene encoding pentatricopeptide repeat-containing protein At4g21065-like, which produces MHSATTGNYRTKIHNPIPTRSLENSDPVSHHRPQFLHLPLLKRCTHLIHLKQIHAQIIKTTGSSHQTDNLLAKLVFSLLGSSQMDYARRVFEEMSEPSTFVFNTMARANALHGSRKHAIELYIQMRSRGLEPDNFTFPILLKACENVNQGKGVHSLILKGEGFASDIYSQTALVHFYSSHGDLECARLVFDKMAERNVVSWTAMITCYMKQKKYNEGLALFHQMQIAGVEINELTLVNVLSACAHLGAFEMGKWVHGYIDQNQIFLNSTLATALIDMYVKCGYINEASQVFEKLPERSVCSWNSIIGGFAMHGDGDEALERFKDMVASGTRPDHITFIGVLSACNHSRLVDKGREYFNSMKRVYELEPNIKHYGCLVDLLGKSGQLDEAYKVIKEMPMEPNGVLWGALLNACRANANVELAEIAMEQLVELEPFNDGNYVLMSNIYAAQLQWNNVAKVRRFMKERLILKTPGGSSIEIGNTVHQFMAGDCRHPNSKEIYSMLDDVSERLKTVGFVPRTSQALLDANEEEKRRALCHHSEKLAIAFGLIRTVPGTPIRVLKNLRACSDCHLATKLISKIYGREIIVRDRNRFHHFKDGACSCNDCW; this is translated from the coding sequence ATGCATTCTGCAACTACAGGAAATTACAGAACCAAGATACATAATCCCATTCCCACCAGATCATTGGAAAATTCCGATCCTGTATCGCATCATCGACCTCAATTCCTGCATCTTCCGCTGCTAAAAAGATGCACCCATTTGATCCACTTGAAGCAAATCCACGCccaaatcatcaaaaccaccgGCTCCTCCCACCAAACCGACAATCTACTTGCCAAACTCGTTTTCTCATTGCTGGGTTCATCCCAAATGGACTATGCTCGCCGAGTGTTCGAGGAGATGTCGGAACCATCCACCTTTGTTTTCAACACGATGGCCAGGGCCAATGCACTTCACGGATCTCGCAAACACGCGATCGAACTATACATCCAAATGCGATCTCGGGGACTTGAACCCGATAACTTCACCTTCCCAATCCTACTGAAGGCCTGTGAGAATGTTAATCAAGGGAAAGGAGTGCATTCTCTCATTCTAAAAGGTGAAGGCTTTGCGTCCGATATATACTCTCAAACGGCTTTGGTCCACTTCTATTCAAGCCACGGTGATCTGGAATGTGCCcggttggtgtttgataaaatggcGGAGAGGAATGTGGTTTCATGGACTGCAATGATCACGTGTTACATGAAACAAAAGAAGTACAACGAGGGCCTCGCTCTATTCCATCAGATGCAAATTGCAGGAGTTGAGATCAATGAGCTTACTCTTGTCAACGTGCTCTCTGCTTGTGCCCACCTTGGAGCTTTTGAGATGGGGAAATGGGTTCATGGATATATCGACCAGAACCAAATTTTCTTGAACTCTACTCTTGCTACTGCCCTCATAGACATGTACGTGAAATGTGGATACATCAATGAAGCTTCCCAAGTTTTTGAAAAGCTACCTGAGCGGAGTGTCTGCTCATGGAATTCAATTATAGGAGGGTTTGCTATGCATGGTGACGGAGATGAAGCACTTGAGAGATTCAAGGATATGGTAGCGAGTGGAACAAGACCGGATCACATAACATTCATTGGAGTTCTATCTGCCTGCAACCATTCTCGACTGGTAGACAAGGGTAGGGAGTACTTCAACTCAATGAAAAGGGTGTATGAGCTTGAACCCAACATAAAACATTACGGGTGCTTGGTAGACCTCTTGGGAAAGTCGGGGCAATTGGATGAGGCTTACAAGGTCATCAAAGAAATGCCCATGGAACCCAATGGAGTTCTGTGGGGAGCATTGCTTAATGCCTGCAGAGCCAATGCAAATGTTGAACTAGCCGAGATTGCAATGGAGCAACTTGTTGAATTGGAACCCTTCAATGATGGAAACTATGTCCTCATGTCAAACATCTATGCTGCCCAGCTTCAGTGGAACAATGTTGCTAAGGTAAGAAGATTCATGAAAGAGAGATTGATTCTGAAGACCCCTGGTGGTAGTTCAATTGAGATTGGGAACACTGTACATCAGTTTATGGCCGGAGATTGCAGGCATCCCAATTCCAAGGAAATATATTCCATGTTAGATGATGTTTCAGAAAGGTTGAAGACAGTGGGCTTTGTCCCTAGAACTAGCCAGGCGTTACTTGATgccaatgaagaagagaagaggagagctTTATGTCACCACAGTGAGAAGCTAGCTATTGCCTTTGGACTCATCCGCACAGTACCTGGAACTCCCATAAGAGTACTGAAGAATCTTCGAGCTTGCAGCGATTGTCATCTAGCAACAAAACTGATCTCGAAGATTTACGGCAGGGAGATAATTGTCAGAGATAGGAACCGCTTCCATCATTTTAAGGATGGAGCATGTTCCTGCAATGATTGTTGGTAA